A window from Macaca thibetana thibetana isolate TM-01 chromosome 7, ASM2454274v1, whole genome shotgun sequence encodes these proteins:
- the FOXB1 gene encoding forkhead box protein B1, whose amino-acid sequence MPRPGRNTYSDQKPPYSYISLTAMAIQSSPEKMLPLSEIYKFIMDRFPYYRENTQRWQNSLRHNLSFNDCFIKIPRRPDQPGKGSFWALHPSCGDMFENGSFLRRRKRFKVLKSDHLAPSKPADAAQYLQQQAKLRLSALAASGTHLPQMPAAAYNLGGVAQPSGFKHPFAIENIIAREYKMPGGLAFSAMQPVPAAYPLPNQLTTMGSSLGTGWPHVYGSAGMIDSATPISMASGDYSAYGVPLKPLCHAAGQTLPAIPVPIKPTPAAVPALPALPAPIPTLLSNSPPSLSPTSSQTATSQSSPATPSETLTSPASALHSVAVH is encoded by the coding sequence ATGCCTCGGCCCGGCCGTAACACGTACAGCGACCAGAAGCCGCCCTACTCGTACATCTCGCTGACCGCTATGGCCATCCAGAGCTCTCCCGAGAAGATGCTGCCGCTGAGCGAGATCTACAAGTTCATCATGGACCGCTTCCCCTACTACAGGGAGAACACGCAGCGCTGGCAGAACAGCCTGCGCCACAACCTCTCCTTCAACGACTGCTTCATCAAGATCCCGCGGCGGCCAGACCAGCCAGGCAAGGGCAGCTTCTGGGCGCTGCACCCCAGCTGCGGGGACATGTTCGAGAACGGCAGCTTCCTGAGGCGCCGCAAGCGCTTCAAGGTGCTTAAGTCCGACCACCTGGCGCCCAGCAAGCCAGCCGACGCGGCGCAGTACCTGCAGCAGCAGGCCAAGCTGCGGCTCAGCGCGCTGGCGGCCTCGGGCACGCACCTGCCACAGATGCCCGCTGCCGCCTACAACTTGGGCGGCGTGGCGCAGCCCTCGGGCTTCAAGCACCCCTTCGCCATCGAGAACATCATCGCGCGGGAATACAAGATGCCTGGGGGACTGGCCTTCTCCGCCATGCAGCCGGTGCCCGCTGCCTACCCGCTCCCCAACCAGTTGACTACCATGGGCAGCTCTCTGGGCACCGGCTGGCCACACGTGTATGGCTCCGCCGGCATGATCGACTCGGCCACCCCCATCTCCATGGCGAGTGGCGACTACAGCGCCTACGGCGTGCCGTTGAAGCCGCTGTGCCACGCGGCGGGCCAGACGCTGCCCGCCATCCCTGTGCCCATTAAGCCCACGCCGGCCGCCGTGCCCGCGCTCCCTGCGCTGCCAGCGCCCATCCCCACCTTGCTCTCGAACTCGCCGCCCTCGCTCAGCCCAACGTCCTCACAAACAGCCACCAGCCAAAGCAGCCCCGCCACCCCCAGCGAAACGCTCACCAGCCCGGCCTCCGCCTTGCACTCGGTGGCTGTGCACTGA